A region from the Drosophila takahashii strain IR98-3 E-12201 chromosome 2L, DtakHiC1v2, whole genome shotgun sequence genome encodes:
- the Trmt6 gene encoding tRNA (adenine(58)-N(1))-methyltransferase non-catalytic subunit TRM6: protein MATEAATPRIQLGDYIVIQRQKYTKLQKFGSLDTTATLGKETLELKSLLDQPYGSTFKMCVKETKPGKRGAQRQHALELCSETELRSTREVLGISSSGADNRDICDDGEAQTLRPEDIAQLREEGNDSSKIIEKLVENSKTFHNRTEYSQEKYLRKKEKKYFEFVQIRQPTIRLMLDIFYRQDAEKVLGIRVDTLSQIISYSGVCGFGSYLLYESGTNGLLPAAMLNSIGAGTEGTLVHMHPGNVPQKQALLALKLPLEQQQRCVSVNLYSVLREFYQGGETKATGVPLEEPAEVEPQEAQPETPTEEQSDAIEPITKKPKLEEDKSGRDGSKGPPRWHLENKRATALMRAEFDCLVLAAKEHPSNILQALLPLVKPSRPVVVFSTCKELLQETYMELKTSGKVTGLHLTSNWLRTYQILPNRTHPEVNMSGNSGYLLTGYTLR, encoded by the exons ATGGCCACCGAGGCGGCCACCCCCAGAATCCAACTGGGCGACTACATCGTAATCCAGCGCCAGAAGTACACGAAACTGCAGAAATTCGGCAGTCTGGACACCACAGCCACCTTGGGCAAGGAGACACTCGAGCTGAAGTCCCTTTTGGACCAGCCCTACGGGTCCACGTTCAAGATGTGCGTCAAGGAGACGAAGCCGGGCAAACGGGGAGCCCAGCGGCAGCACGCCCTGGAGCTGTGCAGCGAGACGGAGCTGCGGAGCACGCGGGAGGTGCTGGGAATCTCCAGCAGCGGGGCGGATAACCGGGACATCTGCGACGACGGCGAGGCACAGACCCTGAGGCCGGAGGACATCGCCCAGCTGCGCGAGGAGGGCAACGACTCCAGCAAGATCATCGAGAAGCTGGTGGAGAACTCAAAGACCTTCCACAACCGCACCGAATACTCGCAGGAGAAGTACCTGCggaagaaggagaagaagtACTTCGAGTTCGTCCAGATCCGCCAGCCGACGATCCGGCTGATGCTGGACATCTTCTACCGCCAGGACGCGGAGAAGGTCCTGGGCATTCGCGTGGACACCCTGTCGCAGATCATCTCCTACTCGGGCGTCTGCGGCTTCGGCAGCTACCTGCTCTACGAGAGTGGCACCAATGGCCTCCTCCCGGCGGCCATGCTCAACTCCATAGGAGCTGGCACCGAGGGCACCCTGGTGCACATGCATCCGGGCAACGTGCCCCAGAAGCAGGCTCTGCTCGCCCTGAAACTGCCCCTGGAGCAGCAACAGCGATGTGTGTCAGTTAATTTGTACTCTGTTTTGAGGGAGTTCTACCAAGGAGGGGAGACGAAGGCCACTGGTGTTCCGCTCGAGGAGCCCGCGGAAGTTGAGCCCCAGGAAGCACAGCCGGAAACGCCAACGGAGGAACAATCGGATGCCATCGAACCCATCACCAAGAAACCCAAGCTGGAGGAAGATAAAAGTGGTAGAGACG GATCCAAAGGACCTCCCCGCTGGCACTTGGAGAACAAGCGGGCCACGGCTCTAATGCGCGCTGAATTCGACTGCCTTGTGCTGGCTGCCAAGGAGCACCCGTCCAATATTTTGCAGGCCCTTCTGCCCCTTGTCAAGCCATCGAGGCCCGTGGTGGTGTTCAGCACCTGCAAGGAGCTGCTGCAGGAGACGTACATGGAGCTGAAGACCTCCGGCAAGGTGACGGGCTTGCACCTGACCTCCAACTGGCTGCGCACCTACCAGATCCTGCCCAACCGCACCCATCCGGAGGTGAACATGAGCGGGAATAGTGGTTACCTACTGACGGGCTATACGCTAAGATAG
- the COX5BL gene encoding cytochrome c oxidase subunit 5B, mitochondrial, translating into MSSYISRLLKAPSASKRLISNLTQREGKLNSWLRRLGLQRQGGAAAPPAPRPISTTPVQKSALIEDEVLATGIQKREMQLAKQGCEDPWQFTKIIRRGSGRENDPTEVPSAFDARLVGCLCLDDRMPKWMWLEKEEGPKRCECGHFFVLKNVPPVYNK; encoded by the exons ATGTCGTCGTACATTTCGCGCCTGCTTAAGGCGCCTTCCGCCTCCAAGCGCCTTATCTCGAATTTAACCCAGCGCGAGGGCAAGCTGAACTCTTGGCTGCGTCGCCTGGGATTGCAACGCCAGGGAGGAGCAGCGGCTCCACCCGCACCGCGTCCCATATCCACAACTCCGGTGCAGAAGTCTG CGCTGATTGAGGACGAAGTACTGGCCACCGGCATTCAAAAGCGCGAGATGCAGTTGGCCAAGCAGGGCTGCGAGGATCCCTGGCAGTTCACCAAGATCATTAGGCGCGGCTCGGGCAGGGAGAACGATCCCACAGAGGTGCCCTCCGCGTTCGATGCCCGCCTCGTGGGCTGCTTGTGCCTGGACGACCGCATGCCCAAGTGGATGTGGCTCGAGAAGGAGGAGGGACCCAAGCGGTGCGAGTGCGGACACTTTTTCGTGCTAAAGAACGTGCCGCCAGTCTACAACAAATAG
- the COX5B gene encoding cytochrome c oxidase subunit 5B, mitochondrial: MASICGRLALRTAARQNVAYTPVRFCKMMNDPLEHATGIEKRELLLKAAGNDNPFDMKVFKRGAGTKENPNLIPSAFDARIVGCICEEDQTYVQWMWLQKGNQKRCECGHWFKLVEKAAV, translated from the exons ATGGCATCGATCTGTGGACGCTTGGCGCTTCGTACCGCCGCACGCCAGAATGTTGCCTACACGCCCGTGCGCTTCTGCAAAA TGATGAACGATCCCCTGGAGCACGCCACTGGTATCGAGAAGCGCGAGCTGCTGCTCAAGGCCGCCGGCAACGATAATCCCTTCGACATGAAGGTCTTCAAGCGGGGCGCCGGCACCAAGGAGAACCCCAACCTGATTCCATCGGCCTTCGACGCCCGCATCGTGGGCTGCATCT GCGAAGAGGATCAGACCTACGTGCAATGGATGTGGCTGCAGAAGGGCAACCAGAAGCGTTGTGAGTGCGGCCACTGGTTCAAGCTGGTGGAGAAGGCAGCTGtttaa
- the IFT52 gene encoding intraflagellar transport protein 52 homolog: MSNKPVICFDTSKNERFQISDNYKMLHRKLKVNWNVEQNDAELRKERLARVKVFVLAGPQDRFTEDEFEVLKHYVEVQGGSLLVLLGEGGEPEFNTNVNFFLEQYGIYINGDNVVRPHYYRNFHPKECIVGGGVVCESMWRHLLKLDIEKVDYDFSDEKYKIHFQYPYGATLNVSEPANVLLTTGPVVYPFNRPLAAYFTNGNGGKILALGSGYIWHDKYLQDKTNDAIFEYLLKLLGGDEITYSHLDFNDVELSDNKHFTDLAFLADMPKACLIDSIGTEMPTDFKQMFDMKLCALSNHLLKEVIDAYEQLHVKYEPLRIIKPQFEIPLPNLQLATFPPIFSEPPAPPLELYDLDETFSGARSQLAHMTGQCLQALQSKEPQRRALNQRELENYVKECARITAIVDERQDMAAREILNIVARQIVSYRPYAEDAPVTKFLATFFGPISRNRIM, encoded by the exons ATGTCTAATAAGCCGGTAATCTGCTTTGATACTTCAAAAAATGAACGATTTCAAATATCGGACAACTATAAAATGCTGCACCGCAAGCTGAAGGTCAATTGGAATGTGGAACA AAACGATGCGGAGCTCAGAAAAGAGCGACTTGCACGGGTTAAAGTCTTTGTTCTGGCCGGACCTCAGGATCGCTTCACTGAGGACGAATTTGAGGTGCTCAAGCACTACGTGGAGGTGCAAGGGGGAAGTCTGCTGGTGCTCCTGGGCGAAGGCGGGGAGCCCGAGTTCAATACCAACGTGAACTTCTTCCTGGAGCAGTACGGGATCTACATCAACGGGGACAATGTGGTGCGACCGCACTACTACAGGAATTTCCATCCCAAGGAATGCATCGTGGGTGGCGGCGTTGTCTGCGAGTCCATGTGGCGACACCTCCTCAAGCTGGACATCGAGAAGGTGGACTACGATTTCAGTGACGAGAAGTACAAGATACACTTTCAATATCCGTATGGAGCCACTCTGAACGTTTCTGAACCGGCGAATGTCCTGCTGACCACGGGACCAGTAGTGTATCCCTTTAATCGCCCCTTGGCAGCCTACTTTACTAACGGGAATGGTGGAAAAATCCTTGCGCTGGGCTCTGGCTACATTTGGCATGATAAGTATCTTCAGGACAAAACCAACGATGCCATCTTCGAGTACTTGCTTAAGCTGCTTGGAGGAGACGAGATCACCTACAGTCATTTGGATTTCAATGATGTGGAG CTCAGTGACAATAAGCACTTCACCGACCTGGCGTTTCTGGCCGACATGCCCAAGGCCTGTCTTATCGACTCGATTGGCACCGAGATGCCCACGGACTTCAAGCAGATGTTCGACATGAAGCTCTGTGCTCTGAGCAACCACCTGCTCAAGGAGGTCATCGACGCCTACGAACAACTGCACGTTAAGTACGAGCCGCTGAGGATCATCAAGCCGCAGTTCGAGATCCCGCTGCCCAACCTCCAGTTGGCCACGTTTCCGCCCATCTTCAGCGAGCCGCCCGCTCCGCCGCTGGAGCTGTACGATCTCGACGAGACCTTCAGCGGAGCTCGATCCCAACTGGCCCACATGACCGGCCAGTGTCTCCAGGCGCTGCAGTCGAAGGAACCGCAGCGGAGGGCCCTCAACCAGCGGGAACTGGAGAACTATGTGAAGGAGTGCGCCAGAATTACGGCTATTGTGGACGAGCGACAGGATATGGCCGCCCGCGAAATACTCAACATTGTGGCCCGCCAGATTGTCAGCTACAGACCTTATGCGGAGGACGCTCCGGTTACGAAATTCCTCGCAACTTTTTTCGGGCCAATCAGCAGAAACAGAATTATgtga